In a genomic window of Streptomyces sp. BHT-5-2:
- a CDS encoding MarR family winged helix-turn-helix transcriptional regulator, whose protein sequence is MPVSERLGSSIKRAEQALNGAKHAALKPAGLTVPQYAALLYSSERPGISAAALARACGVTPPTMNTVLKNLQERGLIQRTPHEWHRNVLEIRLTDEGHAVMAIADARAVSVERALADEFTDEERATLVGLLQRCATLLNSVRPD, encoded by the coding sequence ATGCCCGTGTCCGAGCGCCTCGGTTCCTCCATCAAGCGCGCCGAGCAGGCCCTGAACGGCGCCAAGCACGCGGCGCTGAAGCCGGCCGGCCTGACGGTCCCGCAGTACGCGGCCCTGCTCTACAGCTCCGAGCGGCCCGGCATCTCGGCCGCCGCGCTGGCGCGGGCGTGCGGCGTGACGCCACCGACGATGAACACGGTGCTGAAGAACCTCCAGGAGCGCGGCCTCATCCAGCGCACCCCGCACGAGTGGCACCGGAACGTGCTGGAGATCCGGCTCACCGACGAGGGCCACGCGGTCATGGCGATCGCCGACGCGCGGGCGGTGAGCGTGGAGCGCGCGCTGGCCGACGAGTTCACGGACGAGGAACGGGCGACCCTCGTCGGCCTGCTGCAACGGTGCGCCACCCTCCTCAACTCGGTACGGCCCGACTAG
- a CDS encoding SMP-30/gluconolactonase/LRE family protein — protein sequence MTCSIARRALVPAALALAAAVVVPPVATASTRPESHARTQGHVRTAHVRTAYDLPGERAYPEGVAADPRTGDIYVGSYATGAVYQATPGRHAARIFLPAGADGRTTANGLKVDRAGRLWVIDSTAGVAVYDLRDRRLLARFDVTGTARSFVNDLVVTPDGTAYLTDSYRGVVYRVTPGQLARVAAHGRRAGLTAAYDLSRVLPPVPAGTVTLNGIAAAPSGRYLLTVDMTAGTLYRIDPTTGAIRQVALHGGDMKHGDGLEMRGNTLWVVHNVANSISRWRVTDDGRAARRERSLTDPALQIPTTVVHSGGRMLVVRSQFDKGGPMGGSDPQPFTVAEVDGI from the coding sequence ATGACTTGCTCGATCGCCCGCCGCGCTCTGGTGCCGGCCGCTCTGGCGCTGGCGGCGGCCGTCGTCGTACCGCCGGTCGCCACCGCGAGCACCCGACCCGAATCCCACGCCCGCACCCAGGGACACGTCCGTACCGCCCACGTCCGTACCGCCTACGACCTGCCCGGCGAGCGCGCCTACCCGGAGGGCGTCGCCGCCGACCCGCGCACCGGCGACATCTACGTCGGCTCCTACGCCACCGGCGCCGTGTACCAGGCGACGCCCGGACGCCACGCCGCCCGGATCTTCCTGCCGGCCGGCGCCGACGGGCGTACCACCGCCAACGGCCTCAAGGTCGACCGCGCCGGCCGACTGTGGGTCATCGACTCGACCGCCGGCGTCGCCGTCTACGACCTCCGCGACCGCAGGCTCCTCGCCCGCTTCGACGTCACGGGAACCGCGAGGTCCTTCGTCAACGACCTGGTCGTCACCCCGGACGGCACTGCCTATCTGACCGACAGCTACCGGGGTGTCGTCTACCGCGTCACACCCGGTCAGCTGGCCCGGGTCGCGGCGCACGGTCGACGTGCCGGGCTGACCGCCGCCTACGACCTGTCCCGCGTACTCCCCCCGGTCCCGGCCGGCACCGTCACCCTCAACGGCATCGCCGCCGCCCCCTCCGGCCGCTACCTCCTCACCGTCGACATGACCGCCGGCACCCTCTACCGCATCGACCCGACCACCGGCGCGATCCGCCAAGTCGCCCTGCACGGCGGCGACATGAAGCACGGTGACGGCCTCGAAATGCGCGGAAACACCCTCTGGGTCGTCCACAACGTGGCCAACAGCATCAGCCGGTGGCGGGTAACCGATGACGGCCGCGCCGCCCGCAGGGAGCGCAGCCTCACCGACCCGGCGCTGCAGATTCCGACCACGGTCGTCCACAGCGGCGGCCGGATGCTCGTCGTCCGCTCGCAGTTCGACAAGGGCGGCCCCATGGGCGGCAGCGACCCGCAGCCCTTCACCGTCGCCGAGGTCGACGGCATCTGA
- a CDS encoding biotin/lipoate A/B protein ligase family protein, with translation MHGEYKVPGGKLVVVDLDVEGGRLRNVRVAGDFFLEPDEAILDINSALEGAPVDTDTAGLRDRIDTALPESAVLFGFTSESVAVAVRRALAQATDWSDYDWQLIHTAPQPPALHMALDEVITTEVAAGRRPPTLRVWEWDAPAVIIGSFQSLRNEVDAAGAARHGVTVVRRISGGGAMFAEPQSTITYSLAVPEALVSGLSFADSYAYLDDWVLTALGDMGIKAWYQPLNDIATELGKVAGAAQKRMVGPGGGPGAVLHHVTMSYDIDADKMLDVLRIGKEKLSDKGTRSAKKRVDPLRRQTGLPREAVIEKMIDSFRSRYGLTRGDVTPGELARARELVLRKFQNEEWTARIP, from the coding sequence GTGCACGGCGAATACAAAGTCCCGGGCGGCAAGCTGGTGGTCGTCGATCTGGACGTCGAGGGCGGCCGGCTGAGAAATGTCCGGGTGGCCGGTGACTTCTTCCTGGAACCCGACGAGGCGATCCTGGACATCAACTCCGCGCTGGAAGGCGCACCGGTCGACACCGATACCGCCGGCCTGCGGGACCGTATCGACACCGCACTCCCCGAATCGGCGGTGCTTTTCGGTTTCACCAGTGAGAGCGTCGCCGTCGCGGTGCGCCGGGCCCTCGCCCAGGCCACCGACTGGAGCGATTACGACTGGCAGCTCATCCACACCGCGCCGCAGCCGCCGGCCCTTCACATGGCCCTCGACGAGGTCATCACCACGGAGGTGGCGGCGGGCCGCCGGCCGCCCACCCTCCGGGTCTGGGAATGGGACGCCCCGGCCGTCATCATCGGCAGCTTCCAGTCCCTGCGCAACGAGGTCGACGCCGCGGGCGCGGCCCGCCACGGCGTCACGGTGGTGCGCCGGATCTCCGGCGGCGGGGCGATGTTCGCCGAGCCGCAGAGCACCATCACCTACTCCCTCGCGGTGCCCGAGGCCCTGGTTTCCGGACTGTCCTTCGCGGATTCCTACGCCTATCTCGACGACTGGGTGCTCACCGCGCTCGGCGACATGGGAATCAAAGCCTGGTACCAGCCGCTGAACGACATCGCCACCGAACTGGGGAAGGTGGCCGGCGCCGCACAGAAACGGATGGTCGGCCCGGGAGGCGGCCCCGGCGCGGTGCTGCACCACGTCACCATGTCCTACGACATCGACGCCGACAAAATGCTCGACGTGCTGCGCATCGGCAAGGAAAAGCTCTCCGACAAGGGGACCAGAAGCGCCAAGAAACGCGTCGATCCGCTGCGCCGCCAGACCGGGCTCCCCCGCGAAGCCGTCATCGAGAAGATGATCGACTCCTTCCGCTCGCGCTACGGACTCACCCGCGGCGACGTCACCCCCGGAGAACTCGCCCGCGCCCGGGAGCTCGTCCTCCGTAAATTCCAGAACGAGGAGTGGACGGCGCGAATTCCCTGA